Proteins encoded by one window of Fusobacterium sp.:
- a CDS encoding gamma-glutamyl-gamma-aminobutyrate hydrolase family protein yields the protein MKPIIGITTFREMREKGEYNSINYGYAEAVLAAGGLPIFIPIVPEGIAKEYLEDYRLDGIIFSGGTDVAPRFYGEDPGLQIPGIDTKRDVMELELLEEAVKRKIPVLGICRGHQLINVAFDGTLYQDIDTQVQSAMGHHPSHINRDELFHSVNIKKESILHDIFEDEKIYVNSFHHQAVKKLGKGLKATAFSCEGIVEAFETVDMDERFVLGIQWHPENLVNRYSEFLGIFRLLVERAKEK from the coding sequence TTGAAACCAATAATAGGAATAACTACCTTTAGAGAGATGAGAGAAAAAGGTGAATATAACTCTATAAATTATGGGTATGCAGAAGCAGTGCTTGCAGCAGGAGGACTTCCAATTTTTATCCCAATAGTTCCTGAAGGGATAGCAAAGGAATATTTAGAGGATTATCGTTTGGATGGGATAATATTCAGTGGAGGAACAGATGTAGCTCCTAGATTTTATGGAGAAGATCCAGGACTTCAAATTCCTGGAATAGATACTAAAAGAGATGTAATGGAATTGGAGTTATTGGAAGAAGCAGTTAAAAGAAAAATACCAGTATTAGGAATATGCAGAGGACACCAATTAATAAATGTGGCTTTTGATGGAACTCTTTATCAAGATATAGATACTCAGGTACAATCTGCTATGGGGCATCATCCATCTCATATAAATAGAGATGAATTGTTTCATAGTGTAAATATAAAAAAAGAAAGTATTCTTCACGACATTTTTGAGGATGAAAAAATATATGTGAATTCTTTCCATCATCAAGCAGTAAAAAAATTAGGGAAGGGATTGAAAGCAACTGCTTTTTCTTGCGAAGGTATTGTAGAAGCATTTGAAACTGTAGATATGGACGAAAGATTTGTATTGGGAATACAATGGCATCCAGAAAATCTTGTAAATAGATATAGTGAGTTTTTAGGAATATTTAGATTATTAGTAGAGAGAGCAAAAGAAAAATAG
- a CDS encoding FAD binding domain-containing protein yields the protein MFSFSKYFPAQSLQEAYDELLKNKKNIILGGTSYLRMENTSYNTAIDLSSLSLDYIREEEKYIHIGAMVSFREIETNLIILNLFNGILSKSVNNIIGVQFRNNVTVGATVFSKYGFSDLIPALLSLDTTVVLFNGGEISLEEYLSKEGKTRDILIEIKIKKAAGRGTFKSIRKSKTDYAITNTAVTNENGNFRIAIGVRPGKAKLAYKAMEILNNSDDITDEVIDKACSFITEEITFGSNMRGSSEYRAAISKVMTKRAIKEVLL from the coding sequence TTGTTTAGTTTTTCTAAATATTTTCCTGCTCAAAGTTTGCAGGAAGCCTATGACGAACTTTTGAAAAACAAAAAAAATATTATACTTGGAGGAACTTCTTATCTTAGAATGGAGAATACTTCATATAATACTGCAATAGATCTTTCTTCTCTTTCTCTTGATTACATAAGAGAAGAAGAAAAATATATACATATTGGAGCTATGGTTTCATTCAGAGAAATAGAAACTAATCTTATTATTTTAAATTTATTTAATGGAATACTTTCAAAATCTGTAAATAATATAATTGGTGTTCAATTTAGAAATAATGTTACAGTTGGAGCTACTGTTTTTTCTAAATATGGTTTTTCTGACCTTATACCTGCACTTTTATCTCTTGATACTACTGTTGTTCTTTTTAATGGTGGAGAAATATCTTTAGAAGAATATTTATCAAAAGAAGGTAAAACAAGAGATATTCTTATTGAAATTAAAATAAAAAAAGCTGCTGGAAGAGGAACTTTTAAAAGTATAAGAAAAAGTAAAACTGATTATGCTATAACAAATACAGCTGTTACAAATGAAAATGGAAATTTCAGAATTGCTATTGGTGTCAGACCTGGAAAAGCTAAGTTAGCTTATAAAGCAATGGAAATATTAAATAATTCTGATGATATTACTGATGAAGTTATTGATAAAGCATGCAGCTTTATAACTGAAGAAATTACTTTTGGTTCTAATATGAGAGGAAGCAGTGAATATAGAGCTGCAATATCTAAAGTTATGACTAAGAGAGCTATAAAGGAGGTATTACTATAA
- a CDS encoding iron ABC transporter permease: MSNLQLKINTELKNMKKVFNDPILFSTIVFILVILIMFILFPMYNILKESFTYKGEFSLIHYKNIKAMQENFIIILNTLKLGVVTSVISTAIGFFFAYGMTYVKIPFRKFFNSIAILPIVSPPFVIALSAILLLGRRGFITRNLLGIRNAEIYGFHGLVLVQVLTFFPVAYLMLVGLLQKIDPSVEEASRDLGASRWDVFRTITFPLMIPGLANAILVIFIQAIADFGNPMVIGGNFTTVAVQIYLQGIGNYDMGSATALAVVLILMSVSIFVTQKYYISKKSYVTVTGKVSREREKISEKNITMPIFIIMAFLTFCVFLMYIMIPIGSFVKLWGVKYDFSLEHYKYVFALGMKPIWDTTFLSIISTPITGILAMIIAFLIVRKKFLGKGFIEFITMMAIAIPGTIVGLGYIITYNTKPLVLTGTATILIIAFIMRNMPIGIRSGIAALQQIDPSIEEAATVLGANSKKVFTSVTLPMIKPAFFSGLVYAFVRSMTLVSTIIFLVSAKYNLLTVAIMNQIDVGKIGVASAYCTILIIIVFFVIGIMTYILKKMGIDSISE; encoded by the coding sequence ATGTCGAATTTACAGCTTAAAATTAATACTGAATTAAAAAATATGAAGAAAGTATTTAATGATCCGATATTATTTTCAACAATAGTATTTATTTTAGTTATTCTTATAATGTTTATTCTTTTTCCTATGTATAATATTTTGAAAGAAAGTTTTACATATAAAGGTGAATTTTCATTGATTCATTATAAGAATATAAAAGCAATGCAGGAAAATTTTATTATAATATTGAATACTTTAAAATTAGGAGTAGTAACTTCTGTAATATCTACAGCTATTGGATTCTTTTTTGCATATGGAATGACTTATGTGAAAATTCCTTTTAGAAAGTTTTTCAATTCTATTGCTATACTTCCAATAGTGTCTCCTCCATTTGTTATAGCATTGTCAGCTATACTTTTATTAGGGAGAAGAGGTTTTATTACTAGAAATTTACTAGGAATAAGAAATGCTGAAATATATGGATTTCATGGACTGGTTTTAGTACAGGTATTAACATTTTTTCCAGTTGCATATTTGATGCTGGTAGGACTACTGCAAAAAATAGATCCTTCTGTTGAGGAAGCTTCAAGAGATTTAGGAGCTTCAAGATGGGATGTTTTCAGAACTATAACATTTCCTTTAATGATACCTGGATTGGCAAATGCTATTCTTGTAATATTTATACAAGCAATAGCTGACTTTGGAAATCCAATGGTAATTGGAGGGAATTTTACAACAGTAGCAGTTCAGATATATCTTCAGGGAATAGGAAATTACGATATGGGAAGTGCCACAGCTCTTGCAGTTGTTTTAATACTTATGTCTGTATCTATTTTTGTAACACAGAAATACTATATCAGTAAAAAATCCTATGTTACAGTTACAGGGAAAGTTTCGAGAGAAAGAGAGAAAATCAGTGAAAAGAATATAACAATGCCAATTTTTATTATTATGGCATTTCTTACTTTTTGTGTATTTCTTATGTATATAATGATACCTATAGGTTCTTTTGTAAAACTGTGGGGAGTGAAGTATGATTTTTCCCTAGAGCATTATAAATATGTGTTTGCTTTGGGAATGAAACCAATATGGGATACAACATTCCTATCTATAATATCTACACCTATTACAGGTATATTAGCTATGATAATAGCCTTTCTCATAGTGAGAAAAAAATTTTTAGGAAAAGGATTTATTGAATTTATTACTATGATGGCTATTGCTATACCAGGAACAATTGTAGGATTAGGATATATTATAACATATAATACTAAACCTTTGGTTCTTACAGGGACAGCAACTATTTTGATAATAGCATTTATAATGAGAAATATGCCAATAGGAATAAGATCAGGAATAGCTGCTCTTCAACAGATAGATCCATCAATTGAAGAAGCTGCTACTGTATTAGGAGCAAATAGTAAAAAGGTATTTACTTCAGTAACACTTCCAATGATAAAACCTGCTTTTTTCAGTGGATTAGTTTATGCATTTGTTAGAAGTATGACCTTGGTAAGCACGATTATCTTCTTAGTTTCTGCTAAGTATAATCTATTAACAGTTGCTATCATGAATCAGATAGATGTTGGTAAGATAGGAGTAGCCTCAGCTTATTGTACTATACTTATCATCATAGTATTTTTCGTAATAGGAATAATGACATACATATTGAAAAAAATGGGAATAGATAGTATTTCAGAATAG
- a CDS encoding DUF4253 domain-containing protein translates to MKKIVVLGICLILLCSCIKKNNLSSSEEKILNEIGFDKELIMEVKSLIKSDFKQLPAIDQETGDVQKDKYYDGIYFEKYNDSYVKIKGKLEKNSYRVFLFETNYPEKHVAVIKGKDKFDILKYRRTDGINYGLETEDIIEKVSEWDKKYEIDIIGCSRDWVLIKLNKLPQNLDEFSKEVYEFCPDIVDQGVGSIESLKESIKMNKELFLWWD, encoded by the coding sequence ATGAAAAAGATAGTTGTTTTGGGGATATGCTTAATTTTATTATGTAGCTGTATAAAAAAGAATAATTTATCAAGTTCTGAAGAAAAAATATTAAATGAGATAGGTTTTGATAAAGAGCTTATAATGGAGGTAAAATCTCTGATAAAAAGTGATTTTAAACAGCTGCCAGCAATTGATCAAGAAACTGGAGATGTACAAAAAGATAAGTATTATGATGGAATTTATTTTGAAAAATACAATGATAGTTATGTAAAAATAAAAGGAAAATTGGAGAAAAATAGCTATAGAGTTTTTTTATTTGAGACTAATTATCCTGAAAAACATGTTGCTGTTATAAAGGGAAAGGATAAATTTGATATTTTAAAATATAGAAGAACAGATGGAATTAATTATGGATTAGAAACAGAAGATATAATTGAAAAAGTTTCAGAATGGGATAAAAAATATGAGATAGATATAATTGGATGCAGTAGAGATTGGGTATTAATAAAACTCAATAAATTACCTCAAAATTTAGATGAATTTTCTAAGGAAGTATATGAATTTTGTCCAGACATAGTAGATCAAGGAGTAGGAAGTATAGAAAGTTTAAAAGAATCTATTAAAATGAATAAAGAATTATTTTTATGGTGGGATTAA
- a CDS encoding xanthine dehydrogenase family protein molybdopterin-binding subunit, with protein sequence MKIVNKSIKKIDSIGIITGRPLYTDDLVINNNSLSVKLLRSPHAYAKIIEIDTSIAKKVPGVEAVYTYHDVPKTMFTLAGQSYPEPSPYDRKILSEYVRYVGDPVAIIAAVDEKTAEKAMKLIKIKYEVLEAVIDYEKALDSDILVHLEDIHINFPIGFDNKRNLASSYLETKGDVDKGFEESDVIIEKTYYTQPQIHAMMETYRTACYLDAHGRLNVISSTQIPFHVRRHLARALEMPSSRIRVIKPKIGGGFGGKQTSVCEIYPAFVTMKTGKPSKIIYSRKETQAYSNTRHAMRLKVKIGSDKEGNIKAIDINVLSNTGAYGEHAPTVTSLVVYKTFPLYAKVPMRCKADIVYSNTMVGAAFRGYGATQGTFAVESAVNELAHKLGIDPTEIRMKNLVNQSEKVSGDIKKCISIGKEAFDWKNRTVKDMENGKVRASGMAVTMQGSGIANVDTASASLKLHDSGDYTLYLGVTDMGQGCDTVLAQMASEILEVPVEKIIVNTADTDTSPYDPGAYASSGTYVTGNAVILAAEKMKKEIIEIASKLMKTPAEELEYLGEAVQDQNGNKLSLRDIGERAVSFEGKNQIITTATWGGETSPPPFIASFAEVEVDTLTGHTEVIDFLSVVDCGTPINPALAQVQVEGGIAQGIGLALYEDIQFDENGKVKHDTLMQYKIPSRKDLGNINVIFSYSNEPTGPFGAKSIGEVVINTASPAIADAIYNATNARVRSLPITSEKLFWEIHAK encoded by the coding sequence ATGAAAATAGTAAATAAATCTATAAAAAAAATAGATAGTATTGGAATAATAACAGGAAGACCTCTATATACAGATGATTTAGTTATAAACAATAATTCTCTTAGTGTAAAACTTTTAAGATCACCTCATGCTTATGCTAAAATAATTGAGATAGATACAAGTATTGCTAAAAAAGTCCCTGGGGTAGAAGCTGTTTATACATACCATGATGTTCCCAAAACTATGTTTACTCTTGCTGGACAGTCTTATCCTGAACCATCTCCATATGACAGAAAAATATTATCTGAATATGTTAGATATGTAGGAGATCCTGTTGCAATTATTGCTGCTGTTGATGAAAAAACTGCTGAAAAAGCGATGAAGCTTATAAAAATAAAATATGAAGTTCTTGAAGCTGTCATTGATTATGAAAAAGCTTTAGATTCAGATATTTTAGTTCATCTTGAAGATATCCATATAAACTTTCCAATAGGATTTGATAATAAAAGAAATCTAGCATCTTCATATCTTGAAACTAAAGGTGATGTAGATAAAGGATTTGAAGAAAGTGATGTCATCATAGAAAAAACTTATTACACTCAACCTCAAATACATGCTATGATGGAAACTTATAGAACTGCATGTTATCTAGATGCACATGGAAGACTTAATGTAATTTCATCTACTCAAATTCCTTTTCATGTAAGAAGACATTTGGCTAGAGCTCTTGAAATGCCAAGTAGCAGAATAAGAGTTATTAAACCTAAAATAGGTGGTGGTTTCGGAGGAAAGCAAACTTCTGTTTGTGAAATATATCCAGCCTTTGTTACTATGAAAACCGGAAAACCTTCTAAAATAATTTATTCAAGAAAAGAAACACAAGCATATTCAAATACAAGACATGCTATGAGATTAAAAGTTAAAATTGGTTCTGATAAAGAAGGAAATATAAAGGCTATTGATATAAATGTTTTATCTAATACTGGAGCTTATGGAGAACATGCTCCAACAGTTACTTCTCTTGTAGTTTATAAAACTTTCCCTTTATATGCCAAAGTTCCTATGAGATGTAAGGCTGACATAGTTTATTCTAATACTATGGTTGGAGCTGCATTCAGAGGGTATGGAGCTACTCAGGGAACTTTTGCTGTAGAGTCTGCTGTCAATGAACTTGCTCATAAACTTGGAATTGACCCAACAGAAATAAGAATGAAAAATCTTGTAAATCAATCTGAAAAAGTTAGTGGGGACATTAAAAAATGTATTTCTATTGGAAAAGAAGCTTTTGACTGGAAAAACAGAACTGTTAAAGATATGGAAAATGGTAAAGTGAGAGCCAGCGGAATGGCTGTTACAATGCAGGGATCAGGTATTGCTAATGTAGACACTGCTTCTGCATCTTTAAAGCTTCATGATAGTGGAGATTATACCCTTTATTTAGGAGTTACTGATATGGGGCAGGGATGTGATACTGTTCTAGCTCAGATGGCTTCTGAAATACTTGAAGTTCCTGTAGAAAAAATTATAGTAAATACTGCTGATACTGATACTTCTCCATATGATCCAGGTGCCTATGCTTCAAGTGGTACTTATGTTACAGGAAATGCTGTAATTCTAGCTGCTGAAAAAATGAAAAAAGAAATTATTGAAATAGCTTCTAAATTAATGAAAACTCCTGCTGAAGAATTAGAATATCTTGGAGAAGCAGTGCAAGACCAAAATGGTAATAAACTTTCTTTGAGAGATATTGGTGAAAGAGCTGTATCTTTTGAGGGAAAAAATCAAATTATTACAACTGCAACTTGGGGTGGAGAAACTTCCCCACCTCCATTTATTGCTAGTTTTGCTGAAGTAGAAGTTGATACTCTTACTGGACATACTGAGGTTATAGATTTCCTTTCTGTAGTAGACTGTGGTACTCCTATCAATCCTGCCTTGGCTCAGGTACAGGTAGAAGGAGGAATTGCTCAGGGTATTGGTCTTGCTCTTTATGAAGATATTCAGTTTGATGAAAATGGTAAAGTAAAGCATGATACTCTTATGCAGTATAAAATACCTTCTAGAAAAGATTTAGGAAATATAAATGTTATATTCAGTTATTCAAATGAACCTACTGGACCATTTGGAGCTAAATCTATTGGTGAAGTGGTTATTAATACAGCCTCTCCAGCTATTGCAGATGCTATCTACAATGCAACAAATGCTAGAGTAAGAAGCCTTCCAATTACAAGTGAAAAATTATTCTGGGAAATTCATGCAAAGTAA
- a CDS encoding (2Fe-2S)-binding protein: MLLTLTVNGLKRELLISEDEYLLDTLRKAGYLSVKRGCDTGSCGLCTVLVEDKPVLSCSTLSARMNNKKVTTIEGCQEEAIKFANFMADEGAEQCGYCAPGFTLTVLAMMKEYKNPTDEEILHYLNGNLCRCSGYVSQLRAIKNFMEAEKSNENSK; this comes from the coding sequence ATGCTTTTGACATTAACTGTAAATGGATTGAAAAGAGAATTATTGATTTCAGAGGATGAATACCTTCTAGATACATTAAGAAAAGCTGGATATTTAAGTGTAAAAAGAGGATGTGATACTGGGTCTTGCGGACTTTGTACTGTTCTTGTTGAGGATAAGCCTGTTCTTTCATGCAGTACATTATCTGCCAGAATGAACAATAAAAAAGTAACTACCATTGAAGGATGTCAGGAAGAAGCTATAAAATTTGCTAATTTTATGGCTGATGAAGGAGCAGAGCAATGTGGTTACTGTGCTCCCGGATTTACTTTAACAGTTCTTGCTATGATGAAGGAATACAAAAATCCAACAGATGAAGAAATACTTCATTATCTAAATGGAAACCTATGCAGATGCAGTGGATATGTTTCACAGCTCAGAGCAATAAAAAACTTTATGGAGGCTGAAAAATCTAATGAAAATAGTAAATAA
- a CDS encoding nucleobase:cation symporter-2 family protein, whose protein sequence is MRNTSPYDLDGIPVLREAIPLGLQHILAMFVSNITPLIIVAGAMKMPSETKTFLIQCTMLVAGVNTLIQAYRIGPIGARLPIVVGTSFAFVPVALSIGSKYGYEGILGAALVGAIFEIFIGAIIKKIRRYFPPVVTGVIVLSIGLSLLPVGVSNFAGGVGSPDFGSFPNLFIGMVVLITVIFFKQFTKGITSTGSIFVGTVVGFIVAFFMGKVDLTPVKNAAFMSFPRPFTYGLSFHADACLAMIMMFIVSAVETVGDMSGVTMGGANREVTDKELSGGILADGFGSALASVFSVLPTTSFSQNTGIVAMTGIMSRFVVGTGAAFLVAGAFFPKIGAVLSIVPASVLGGSLVMIFAMISISGINLITKEPLVGRNAVILSVSLGLGYGLGSVPAALKYFPESIQLIFGGSGIVVSGSIAVLLNIILPLDEKIKKTLKAEKVSQ, encoded by the coding sequence ATGAGAAACACATCACCATATGATCTTGATGGTATCCCAGTTCTAAGAGAAGCAATTCCTCTTGGTCTTCAACACATTCTTGCTATGTTTGTAAGCAATATCACTCCATTAATTATTGTAGCTGGAGCTATGAAAATGCCAAGTGAAACTAAAACTTTTCTTATTCAATGTACTATGTTGGTTGCTGGAGTTAATACTTTAATTCAGGCATATCGTATTGGACCTATAGGAGCTAGACTTCCTATTGTTGTTGGTACAAGTTTTGCTTTTGTTCCTGTTGCATTGTCTATTGGAAGTAAATATGGATATGAAGGTATCCTTGGGGCTGCCTTAGTAGGAGCTATATTTGAGATATTTATTGGTGCTATTATAAAGAAGATAAGAAGATATTTTCCACCAGTAGTAACTGGAGTAATAGTTTTATCTATTGGACTTTCACTTTTGCCAGTTGGAGTAAGCAATTTTGCTGGTGGTGTTGGATCTCCTGATTTTGGTTCTTTTCCAAATCTTTTTATAGGTATGGTAGTTCTTATAACTGTTATATTTTTTAAACAATTTACTAAAGGTATTACAAGTACAGGATCTATATTTGTAGGTACAGTTGTTGGATTCATTGTTGCTTTCTTTATGGGAAAAGTTGATCTTACTCCTGTAAAAAATGCTGCTTTTATGAGTTTTCCAAGACCATTTACTTATGGACTTTCTTTCCATGCAGATGCATGCTTAGCTATGATAATGATGTTTATAGTTTCCGCTGTTGAAACAGTTGGAGATATGTCTGGAGTTACAATGGGAGGAGCTAACAGAGAAGTTACTGATAAAGAACTTTCTGGTGGTATTTTAGCTGATGGATTTGGAAGTGCACTTGCTTCTGTATTCTCTGTTCTGCCTACTACATCTTTCAGTCAAAATACTGGTATAGTTGCAATGACTGGTATTATGAGCAGATTTGTTGTTGGTACTGGTGCTGCTTTCTTAGTTGCTGGAGCTTTCTTTCCAAAAATAGGAGCTGTTCTTTCAATAGTTCCTGCTAGTGTTCTTGGTGGAAGTTTAGTAATGATTTTTGCTATGATTTCTATAAGTGGTATCAATCTTATTACCAAAGAACCTCTTGTGGGCAGAAATGCAGTTATTTTATCTGTATCTTTAGGTTTAGGTTATGGACTTGGAAGTGTTCCTGCTGCTCTTAAATATTTCCCTGAAAGTATTCAGCTTATATTTGGTGGTTCTGGAATAGTTGTTTCTGGTTCTATTGCTGTTCTTCTTAATATCATTCTGCCTTTAGATGAGAAAATAAAAAAAACATTAAAGGCTGAAAAAGTTTCTCAATAA
- a CDS encoding ABC transporter substrate-binding protein has protein sequence MKKLSAIAVTFLLSLTTIFAAGEKETGHLLIYAGLMEDHAIAAVKEFEKETRIKTEFVRMSSGETLARIRAEKDNMTASVWFGGPIDAFVAANEEKLIEPYISPVAKDIPAKFKDPNGIWTGIYVGYLGFVGNKEVLEEIGAEMPKSWADLLKPEYKGEIVTAHPGSSGTAFTMLATIIQLKGEKDGMAYMQKLNEQVRQYTKSGTAPGRMVGLGETAIGITFLHDAIKYRKEGYEDIIISAPEEGTGFEIGGVAILKNGPDQASAKKFVDWALSKKAQELGQTVGSFQFLTNQTANAPEDVKEIAGTKLIDYNFEWAGKNRKDLLDKFSTATKTTAPTK, from the coding sequence ATGAAGAAATTATCAGCAATAGCAGTTACATTTTTACTCTCTTTAACAACGATTTTTGCAGCAGGAGAAAAAGAAACAGGGCATCTTCTTATTTATGCTGGATTGATGGAAGACCATGCAATAGCAGCAGTAAAGGAATTTGAAAAAGAAACAAGAATTAAAACTGAATTTGTAAGAATGAGCAGTGGGGAAACATTAGCTAGAATAAGGGCAGAAAAAGACAATATGACAGCTTCTGTATGGTTTGGAGGACCAATAGATGCTTTTGTTGCAGCTAATGAGGAAAAACTTATTGAACCATATATATCACCAGTAGCAAAAGACATTCCTGCTAAATTTAAAGACCCAAACGGAATATGGACAGGAATATATGTAGGATATCTTGGATTTGTGGGAAATAAAGAAGTATTAGAAGAAATAGGAGCTGAAATGCCTAAATCTTGGGCTGATCTTTTAAAACCTGAATATAAAGGGGAAATAGTTACTGCTCATCCAGGATCATCAGGGACTGCTTTTACAATGCTTGCAACTATTATTCAATTGAAAGGTGAAAAAGATGGCATGGCTTATATGCAGAAATTAAATGAGCAGGTAAGACAATACACTAAATCAGGAACTGCACCTGGAAGAATGGTAGGATTAGGAGAAACAGCTATAGGAATTACATTTCTTCATGACGCTATAAAATATAGAAAAGAAGGTTATGAAGATATTATAATTTCTGCTCCAGAAGAAGGAACAGGGTTTGAAATAGGTGGAGTTGCAATTCTTAAAAATGGACCAGATCAAGCATCAGCTAAAAAGTTTGTAGACTGGGCACTTTCTAAAAAAGCACAAGAATTAGGACAAACTGTAGGATCATTCCAATTTTTGACTAACCAAACTGCAAATGCTCCAGAAGATGTAAAAGAAATTGCTGGAACAAAACTAATAGATTATAATTTTGAGTGGGCTGGAAAAAATAGAAAAGATTTACTTGATAAATTCAGTACTGCAACAAAAACAACAGCACCTACAAAATAA